One stretch of Bradyrhizobium canariense DNA includes these proteins:
- a CDS encoding pyridoxal-phosphate-dependent aminotransferase family protein, translated as MTVRAGREFLAIPGPTTMPDEVLRAMHRPALDIYSEEMVGLTDGLLRDLSRLFATRGRSYIYIANGHGAWEATLSNVLSRGDKVLVLESGRFAIGWGNAAAAMGADVEVLKGDWRRAIRPAEVEARLRQDKDHTIKAVLAVQVDTASGAFNDIEAIGKAIKASGHPALFMVDAVASLGCMPFQMDAWGIDVAMSGSQKGLMAPPGLGFVAANDRAREVHKKAGLRTPYWDWTEREGSEHYRKYAGTAPVHLLFALRQAIDMLFDEGLENVFLRHRLLAEAVRRAVAIWAEGQALGFNIAEPNERSNTVTTVTMTNGHDPVALQRYCKEKCGVVLGTGIGDLQGQAFRIAHMGHVNAPMILGTLGVIEVGLNALDIPHGKGGTEAAIEWLAESVSA; from the coding sequence ATGACCGTTCGCGCGGGCCGGGAGTTTCTGGCAATCCCCGGGCCCACCACCATGCCCGACGAAGTATTGCGGGCGATGCATCGTCCGGCGCTGGATATCTATTCCGAAGAGATGGTGGGGCTGACCGATGGCCTGCTGCGTGATTTGAGCCGGCTGTTTGCCACCAGGGGACGCTCCTACATTTACATCGCCAACGGCCATGGCGCGTGGGAGGCGACGCTTAGCAACGTGTTGTCGCGCGGCGACAAGGTGCTGGTGCTGGAAAGCGGCCGGTTTGCCATCGGCTGGGGCAACGCCGCAGCCGCGATGGGCGCCGATGTCGAAGTGCTGAAGGGCGACTGGCGCCGCGCGATCCGGCCAGCCGAGGTCGAAGCCCGGCTGCGGCAAGACAAGGATCACACCATCAAGGCAGTGCTTGCGGTGCAGGTCGATACCGCATCGGGCGCGTTCAACGATATCGAAGCGATCGGCAAGGCGATCAAGGCTTCGGGCCACCCGGCGCTGTTCATGGTGGACGCGGTGGCTTCGCTCGGCTGCATGCCGTTTCAGATGGACGCATGGGGCATCGACGTCGCCATGTCCGGCTCGCAGAAAGGCCTGATGGCGCCGCCTGGCCTGGGCTTCGTCGCCGCCAATGACCGCGCGCGCGAGGTGCACAAGAAGGCCGGGCTGCGAACCCCCTATTGGGACTGGACCGAGCGCGAAGGCAGCGAGCATTACCGCAAATATGCCGGTACGGCGCCGGTGCATCTGTTGTTCGCGCTGCGGCAGGCGATCGACATGCTGTTCGACGAAGGGCTTGAGAACGTGTTCCTGCGCCATCGCCTGCTGGCCGAAGCGGTGCGCCGCGCGGTCGCGATCTGGGCCGAAGGCCAGGCGCTCGGCTTCAACATCGCCGAACCCAATGAGCGCTCGAACACGGTCACGACGGTGACGATGACCAACGGTCACGATCCGGTCGCGCTGCAGCGTTATTGCAAGGAGAAGTGCGGCGTCGTGCTCGGCACCGGCATCGGCGATCTGCAGGGACAGGCGTTCCGGATCGCCCATATGGGGCATGTCAACGCGCCGATGATCCTGGGCACGCTCGGCGTGATCGAAGTCGGCCTCAACGCGCTCGATATTCCGCACGGCAAGGGAGGCACCGAGGCCGCGATCGAGTGGCTCGCCGAAAGTGTAAGCGCCTGA
- a CDS encoding ABC transporter permease, with protein MTITGSIDGTKGRFDWTKPVLWLFAAFLIVLIVLPLSWLAIYSVTDKANHPTLQNFITLFTDPDFVDPLLTTAIIAVSSAIICCAVAAPMGWLVSRTDMPGRQFIRALVTASFVTPPFLGAVAWELLAAPNSGLLNQLFRFITGAESDDHLFNIYSLTGIIFVISCYTFPFVFVLVANALDTMPGELEDASAILGGKAWTTARRITIPLALPALVAGALIAFLQAMTLFGSPAILALPAGFHTMTTKIWSLFQYPPKLELAAAAAVPLLLLTILLLQAQKFLLGRRSYSVVGGKYGAPRRVEMGKWRWAALAFCLVMLLNPVFLPYLALLNAAFSPNATTLVTPSTFTLHNIVFVFTELSSTGLALKNTVILGTATATIGTILALVIAYVTTRRVIAGWRVLGFLATAPVAVPGIVLGVGLFLSYTRPPFVLYGTLWILLIAFLTINLPSAYQQLQAAFTTIHPELEDASRILGATRLQSLRQIIAPLLRTGVIATWCFIFIGVMRELSAAIVLFTSQTKVLSVLIYDLNESGDLAAIAVLGISMLVITFAVVLAVNQIPMFGANASARLRNG; from the coding sequence ATGACCATCACCGGCAGCATCGACGGCACCAAGGGACGCTTCGACTGGACCAAACCGGTGCTGTGGCTGTTTGCGGCGTTTCTGATCGTATTGATCGTGCTGCCGCTGTCCTGGCTCGCGATCTACAGCGTCACCGACAAGGCCAATCACCCGACGCTCCAGAACTTCATCACGCTGTTCACCGACCCCGATTTCGTCGACCCGTTGCTGACCACCGCCATTATCGCCGTCAGCTCCGCCATCATCTGCTGCGCCGTCGCCGCGCCGATGGGATGGCTGGTGTCGCGCACCGACATGCCCGGGCGGCAGTTCATCCGCGCGCTGGTGACGGCCTCGTTCGTGACGCCGCCGTTTCTCGGCGCGGTCGCCTGGGAATTGCTGGCGGCGCCCAACAGCGGTTTGCTTAACCAGCTGTTTCGTTTCATCACGGGCGCCGAGTCCGACGACCATCTGTTCAACATCTATTCGCTGACCGGAATCATCTTCGTGATTTCCTGCTACACCTTTCCTTTCGTGTTCGTGCTCGTCGCCAACGCGCTCGACACCATGCCCGGCGAGCTTGAAGATGCTTCCGCGATCCTCGGCGGCAAAGCGTGGACCACGGCGCGGCGCATCACGATTCCGCTGGCGCTGCCAGCCCTTGTCGCCGGCGCGCTGATTGCGTTTCTGCAGGCGATGACGCTGTTCGGTTCACCGGCGATCCTGGCGCTGCCGGCCGGCTTCCACACCATGACCACGAAAATCTGGAGCCTGTTCCAGTATCCGCCCAAGCTCGAACTTGCCGCGGCTGCGGCCGTGCCGCTGCTGCTGCTGACCATCCTGCTGCTGCAGGCGCAGAAATTCCTGCTTGGCCGGCGCAGCTATTCCGTGGTTGGCGGCAAATATGGCGCCCCGCGCCGGGTCGAAATGGGGAAGTGGCGCTGGGCAGCGCTGGCATTCTGCCTCGTGATGCTGCTCAATCCGGTGTTCCTGCCCTATCTCGCCCTGCTCAACGCCGCGTTTTCGCCCAACGCGACAACACTCGTGACGCCGTCGACCTTCACGCTGCACAACATCGTCTTCGTGTTTACCGAACTCTCGTCAACCGGGCTTGCGCTCAAGAACACCGTCATTCTCGGCACCGCTACCGCAACCATCGGAACCATTCTGGCGCTCGTCATCGCCTATGTCACGACGCGGCGGGTGATCGCAGGCTGGCGCGTGCTCGGCTTTCTCGCCACCGCACCCGTCGCGGTCCCCGGCATTGTGCTCGGCGTCGGCTTGTTCCTCAGTTACACAAGGCCGCCCTTTGTGCTCTATGGTACGCTGTGGATCCTGCTGATTGCGTTCCTGACCATCAACCTGCCGTCGGCCTATCAGCAATTGCAGGCGGCCTTTACCACAATCCACCCCGAGCTCGAGGACGCCAGCCGCATTCTTGGTGCGACGCGGCTGCAATCGTTGCGACAGATCATTGCGCCGCTGTTGCGCACCGGCGTGATCGCAACCTGGTGCTTCATCTTTATCGGCGTGATGCGTGAGCTTTCCGCGGCGATCGTGCTGTTCACGTCGCAAACCAAGGTGCTCAGCGTGCTGATCTACGACCTCAACGAAAGCGGCGATCTCGCCGCGATCGCCGTGCTGGGCATCTCGATGCTGGTCATCACCTTCGCGGTGGTTCTGGCTGTCAACCAGATCCCGATGTTCGGCGCCAATGCCAGCGCCCGCCTGCGCAATGGCTGA
- a CDS encoding flavin reductase family protein, with product MANYIKKDFPTDNVRRFLEPGPIVLVSSAHKGETNIMTMGWHMIMEFQPSLVGCYIWTANHSFEMIRKSKQCVINIPTEDLAAKVVKIGNSSGRDIDKFAEFSLSPKSGTHVRAPLINECYANFECRLVDSSLIRKYSLFVLEVVKAHVATSPKYPRTIHYRGDGEFMISGENTSRYRKLFKPGML from the coding sequence ATGGCGAACTATATCAAGAAGGATTTTCCGACCGATAATGTTCGCCGCTTCCTCGAACCCGGCCCGATCGTTCTCGTCAGCTCCGCGCATAAGGGCGAGACCAACATCATGACCATGGGCTGGCACATGATCATGGAATTCCAGCCTTCGCTGGTGGGCTGCTATATCTGGACCGCGAACCACAGCTTCGAGATGATCCGCAAGAGCAAGCAATGCGTGATCAATATCCCGACCGAAGATCTTGCGGCCAAGGTGGTCAAGATCGGCAACAGCTCCGGCCGCGATATCGACAAGTTCGCCGAATTCAGCCTGTCGCCAAAGTCCGGCACGCATGTCCGCGCGCCGCTGATCAACGAATGCTACGCCAATTTCGAATGCAGGCTGGTGGATTCAAGCCTGATCCGGAAATACAGCCTGTTCGTCCTTGAAGTGGTGAAGGCGCATGTGGCGACCTCGCCCAAATATCCCAGGACAATTCACTATCGCGGCGATGGCGAGTTCATGATCTCGGGCGAGAACACCAGCCGGTATCGCAAGCTGTTCAAGCCGGGGATGCTGTAA
- a CDS encoding caspase family protein: MHVGQLRLSRRSVTIAVALAGVLSLAIGAHAALNMRALDAAKAIETGQDGGQAKHPSRIALVIGNGHYPDANAPLTQPINDARALTAALRRDGFEVDVVEDASRDDMTRAVARLKARINPDSVVMLYFGGYGVQAGRESYMIPVDAAIWRESDVRRQGVSIESVLDVMKERGARAKLVVVDASRRNPYERRFRSFSHGLAPIDAPDKTLILTSATPGQVADDSKGQYSVLMAELLNNLSNAQSGAEAVFNQTRVAITHASDGGQVPSVSSSLPEDVRFAPIENAGS; encoded by the coding sequence ATGCATGTAGGTCAGCTTCGTCTCTCGCGCCGCTCGGTCACCATCGCCGTCGCTTTGGCAGGTGTGCTGTCGCTGGCGATCGGTGCCCATGCTGCGCTGAACATGCGCGCGCTCGATGCGGCCAAGGCGATCGAAACCGGGCAGGACGGCGGCCAGGCCAAGCACCCTTCGCGGATCGCCCTGGTGATCGGCAACGGCCATTACCCGGACGCCAACGCGCCGCTGACCCAGCCGATCAACGATGCCCGGGCGCTGACCGCAGCACTGCGGCGTGACGGTTTTGAGGTCGATGTGGTGGAAGACGCCAGCCGGGACGACATGACCCGTGCGGTGGCGCGCCTGAAAGCCAGGATCAATCCTGATTCCGTGGTCATGCTGTATTTCGGCGGCTACGGCGTGCAGGCCGGCCGTGAGAGCTACATGATCCCGGTCGATGCGGCGATCTGGAGGGAATCCGACGTCCGCCGCCAGGGCGTCAGCATTGAATCGGTGCTCGACGTGATGAAGGAGAGGGGCGCCCGCGCCAAGCTCGTCGTCGTCGACGCCTCCCGGCGCAATCCCTATGAGCGCCGGTTCCGCAGCTTCTCGCATGGTCTCGCGCCGATTGATGCGCCTGATAAGACGCTGATCCTCACCTCGGCGACGCCGGGCCAGGTGGCCGACGATTCCAAAGGCCAATACAGCGTGCTGATGGCCGAACTGCTCAATAACCTCAGCAACGCGCAGAGCGGAGCGGAAGCCGTCTTCAACCAGACCCGCGTCGCGATCACCCACGCTTCCGACGGCGGGCAGGTCCCGTCGGTCTCGTCTTCGCTGCCGGAAGACGTCCGCTTCGCCCCCATCGAAAACGCCGGCAGCTAA
- a CDS encoding ABC transporter ATP-binding protein translates to MASVELRGLTKRFGSLAVVDNVSLRIDHGQLICLLGPSGCGKTTTLRLIAGFLEPSDGEIHVGDRVVSSKARTLPPEQRKMSMIFQSYALWPHMTVTENIVYGLRLRKMDRDTIAKKLKAILETTKLEVLAQRYPGELSGGQQQRVALARALIVEPETLLLDEPLSNLDANLREEMRFEIRRLHDEYRYTTVYVTHDQSEAMTTADLIAVMNAGKIDQLGTPEDIYERPQSEFVARFIGASNVIKATARDDSHVSFCGATLQVVGAKLSAGQSAPVAIRQHDIQLSMQAPPSSLNVVKATVTRQVFLGANRDYMVEASDGTVLRIVTSTENAVPRGTEVWLTLPPERCRALER, encoded by the coding sequence TTGGCGTCCGTCGAATTACGCGGCCTGACCAAGCGATTTGGATCGCTTGCGGTTGTCGATAATGTCTCGCTGCGGATCGACCATGGCCAGTTGATCTGCCTGCTCGGCCCTTCCGGTTGCGGCAAGACCACGACGCTGCGGCTGATCGCCGGCTTCCTGGAACCTTCGGACGGCGAAATCCATGTCGGCGATCGCGTGGTGTCGTCGAAGGCGCGAACCTTGCCTCCCGAGCAGCGCAAGATGTCGATGATCTTCCAGAGCTACGCGCTATGGCCGCACATGACGGTCACCGAGAATATCGTCTACGGGCTTCGCCTGCGCAAAATGGATCGCGACACCATCGCAAAAAAGCTCAAGGCGATCCTGGAAACCACCAAGCTGGAAGTTCTGGCGCAGCGTTATCCCGGCGAACTGTCAGGCGGGCAGCAGCAGCGTGTCGCGCTGGCGCGCGCGCTGATCGTCGAGCCGGAAACCCTGCTGCTCGATGAACCCTTGTCCAACCTCGATGCCAATTTGCGCGAAGAGATGCGCTTCGAAATCCGCCGGCTGCACGATGAATATCGCTACACCACGGTCTACGTCACACATGATCAATCCGAGGCGATGACCACGGCGGATCTGATCGCGGTGATGAACGCCGGAAAGATCGATCAGCTCGGCACGCCCGAAGATATCTATGAACGGCCGCAATCGGAATTTGTGGCCCGCTTCATCGGCGCAAGCAACGTCATCAAGGCCACCGCCCGCGACGACAGCCACGTCTCGTTTTGCGGAGCGACCCTGCAGGTCGTCGGCGCCAAGCTCAGCGCCGGTCAAAGCGCCCCGGTTGCCATCCGCCAGCACGACATTCAGCTTTCGATGCAAGCGCCGCCATCGTCCCTGAACGTGGTCAAGGCCACCGTGACGCGCCAGGTCTTTCTCGGCGCCAACCGCGATTACATGGTCGAGGCATCCGACGGCACGGTCTTGCGCATCGTGACTTCAACCGAAAACGCCGTTCCCAGGGGCACCGAGGTCTGGCTCACGCTGCCGCCGGAGCGCTGCCGGGCGTTGGAGCGATAA
- a CDS encoding S9 family peptidase, producing MTQPATKKTSQAAPVAPRRPHSFTTHGITVSDDYAWLKDANWQEVLRDPSILDADIRKYLEAENAYTESLLGHTAGLQKTLIAEMRGRIKEDDSSVPSPDGAFAYFRKFREGGQHELFGRMPRNGGESEVILDGDELAIGREYFKFGGARHSPDHRLEAWSADIKGSEYFSVRVRDWANEKDRDDLVEETDGTVVWSADSNAFFYVKLDDNHRPMQVWRHRLGTPQADDVLVYEEQDSGWFTHIHESASGRFCVIAGGDHETSEQRLIDLVNIDAAPRLVAARETGVQYSIADRGDELFILTNADDAIDFKIVTAPLASPDRANWRDLIPHRAGVYLMDIELYAGHLVRLERANALPAIIIRDLKTGDEHPIAFDEAAYSLDTMGGYEFDTTNLRFAYSSMTTPSEVYDYDMASRQRTLRKRQEIPSGHNPADYVTTRIMAKSHDGAEVPVSILHRKDLKRDGRAPLLLYGYGSYGMAMPASFSANRLSLVDRGFVYAIAHIRGGSDKGWGWYLDGKRKKKTNSFDDFAASGRALIEAKYTSAKRIVGHGGSAGGMLMGAVANRAGELFAGIVAEVPFVDVLNTMLDDTLPLTPPEWPEWGNPIESEEDFKTILSYSPYENVAAKDYPAILAMGGLTDPRVTYWEPAKWIARLRATMTGGGPVLLRTNMGAGHGGASGRFNRLDEVAIAYAFALWTVGLADVAEA from the coding sequence GTGACACAACCGGCAACAAAAAAAACATCACAGGCAGCGCCTGTCGCGCCGCGCCGCCCGCATTCCTTCACCACCCACGGTATTACCGTCAGTGACGATTACGCCTGGCTGAAGGACGCCAACTGGCAGGAGGTGCTGCGCGACCCCTCGATCCTGGACGCGGATATCCGCAAATACCTCGAAGCCGAAAACGCCTACACCGAAAGTCTGCTCGGCCACACCGCGGGCCTGCAAAAAACCCTGATCGCGGAGATGCGCGGGCGGATCAAGGAGGATGATTCCAGCGTTCCCTCGCCGGATGGCGCTTTTGCGTATTTCCGCAAATTCCGCGAGGGCGGCCAGCATGAATTGTTCGGCCGCATGCCGCGCAATGGCGGCGAGAGCGAGGTCATCCTCGATGGCGATGAACTCGCCATCGGCCGTGAATATTTCAAGTTCGGCGGCGCCCGGCATTCGCCGGACCACAGGCTCGAGGCCTGGAGCGCCGACATCAAGGGCTCGGAATATTTCTCGGTCCGGGTACGCGACTGGGCCAACGAAAAAGACCGTGACGACCTCGTCGAGGAGACCGACGGCACCGTGGTGTGGAGCGCGGATTCGAATGCTTTCTTCTATGTGAAGCTCGACGACAATCACCGTCCGATGCAGGTCTGGCGTCACCGCTTGGGCACGCCGCAGGCGGACGATGTTCTGGTCTATGAGGAACAGGATTCCGGCTGGTTCACCCATATCCATGAAAGCGCCAGCGGCCGTTTCTGTGTCATCGCGGGCGGCGACCACGAAACCTCCGAACAGCGGCTGATCGACCTTGTCAACATCGATGCCGCGCCGCGGCTGGTCGCGGCGCGCGAAACCGGCGTGCAATATTCGATCGCCGACCGCGGCGACGAACTGTTCATCCTCACCAATGCGGACGACGCCATCGACTTCAAGATCGTCACCGCACCGCTGGCTTCGCCGGATCGCGCCAACTGGCGTGACCTTATTCCGCACCGCGCCGGCGTCTATCTCATGGATATCGAGCTTTATGCCGGCCATCTGGTGCGGCTGGAGCGCGCCAATGCGTTGCCCGCCATTATCATTCGCGATCTCAAGACAGGCGATGAACACCCAATCGCGTTCGACGAGGCCGCCTATTCGCTCGACACCATGGGCGGTTATGAATTCGACACGACGAACCTGCGCTTCGCCTATTCGTCGATGACGACGCCGTCGGAGGTCTACGACTACGACATGGCGAGCCGGCAACGTACGTTACGCAAGCGCCAGGAGATCCCCTCCGGTCATAACCCGGCCGATTACGTCACCACCCGCATCATGGCGAAATCACATGACGGCGCCGAAGTGCCGGTCTCGATCCTGCACCGCAAGGATCTCAAGCGCGACGGTCGCGCGCCATTGCTGCTCTATGGCTATGGCTCCTACGGCATGGCGATGCCGGCGTCATTCTCCGCCAACCGGCTGTCGCTGGTCGACCGCGGTTTTGTTTATGCCATCGCGCATATCCGCGGCGGTTCGGACAAGGGCTGGGGCTGGTATCTCGACGGCAAGCGCAAGAAGAAGACCAACAGTTTTGACGATTTTGCAGCCTCCGGCCGCGCGCTGATCGAGGCCAAATACACCAGCGCCAAGCGCATCGTCGGCCATGGCGGCAGCGCAGGCGGCATGCTGATGGGCGCGGTCGCCAATCGCGCCGGCGAGTTGTTCGCCGGCATCGTCGCCGAGGTGCCGTTCGTCGACGTGCTCAACACCATGCTCGACGACACGCTGCCGCTGACGCCGCCGGAATGGCCGGAATGGGGCAATCCGATTGAAAGCGAAGAAGACTTCAAGACCATCCTGTCCTATTCGCCCTACGAAAATGTCGCCGCAAAGGATTATCCAGCGATCCTGGCGATGGGCGGATTGACCGATCCGCGCGTCACTTATTGGGAACCCGCAAAATGGATCGCACGATTGCGCGCGACCATGACCGGTGGCGGCCCGGTGCTGTTGCGCACCAACATGGGCGCCGGCCATGGCGGCGCATCCGGCCGCTTCAACCGGCTCGATGAAGTCGCGATCGCCTACGCGTTTGCATTGTGGACCGTGGGACTGGCTGATGTAGCAGAGGCGTGA
- a CDS encoding thermonuclease family protein yields the protein MFTKFLLTIALVLLPAMAEAADITGVPKIREGDQVVIGTSRIRLGGVDAPSVDQLCLNNAGERWTCGVAARDELIHHTENKSWTCHVERTDRRGRAVARCTVDGEDIQKWLVKSGWALAYVRFSHDYEADEKAAREAKAGMWQGAFIAPWDWRIRNKKTAILGATKPPPNAHAILLASASGSVAPSPDCTIKGNVNGAGECIYHTPKSRWYAQIKMQISKGTRWFCSVEDAEAAGCRETRR from the coding sequence ATGTTCACAAAATTTCTGCTCACGATTGCACTCGTTTTGCTGCCGGCGATGGCCGAGGCCGCCGACATCACCGGTGTGCCCAAGATCCGCGAAGGCGATCAGGTGGTGATCGGCACCTCCCGCATTCGGCTCGGCGGGGTCGACGCGCCATCGGTGGACCAGCTTTGCCTGAATAACGCCGGCGAGCGCTGGACCTGCGGCGTCGCCGCGCGCGACGAACTGATCCATCACACCGAAAACAAGAGCTGGACCTGTCACGTTGAGAGGACCGACCGCCGCGGCCGCGCCGTGGCACGGTGCACCGTCGACGGCGAAGACATCCAGAAATGGTTGGTGAAGAGCGGCTGGGCGCTCGCCTATGTCAGGTTTTCCCATGACTACGAGGCCGACGAAAAGGCCGCGCGCGAAGCCAAGGCCGGCATGTGGCAGGGCGCCTTCATCGCGCCATGGGACTGGCGCATCCGCAACAAGAAGACGGCGATCCTCGGCGCAACCAAACCGCCGCCGAATGCCCACGCGATCCTGCTGGCGTCGGCCTCGGGATCGGTCGCACCCTCGCCTGACTGCACCATCAAGGGCAACGTCAACGGCGCCGGCGAATGCATCTATCACACGCCCAAGAGCCGCTGGTACGCGCAGATCAAGATGCAGATCAGCAAGGGCACCCGCTGGTTCTGTTCGGTCGAGGACGCCGAAGCGGCAGGCTGCCGCGAAACCCGGAGATAG
- a CDS encoding ABC transporter substrate-binding protein, with protein MRKAVTRRDIIKSTAALGLTAFAAPLKAASPEPVSITPDLIEAARKEAKVILYSSMDLPVGEKLGKAFEEKYPGIEVQIERSGSERLFQRLNQEVASNIRAADVVNSSDASHFITWKKNGWLAPFVTQDIAQHFLPEYRDPDGMFATTRIWLSSIAYNTNLVKPEDAPKSFADLLDPKWAGKIVKGHPAYSGTIMTATFQMVRELGWDYMEKLSKQRVMQVQSSTDPPKKLSLGERAVMADGNEYGIVLLKESGQPVEPVYPIEGAPTISGPTGVFVTAPHPNAARLFQAWLHTRETQQFFIDFTAQYSVHAQVQAKPGRRKISDIKLMKEDPAGVEKMTEEIKTRYARLFKV; from the coding sequence ATGCGAAAAGCTGTCACCCGGCGCGATATCATCAAGAGCACCGCGGCGCTCGGGCTCACGGCGTTTGCGGCGCCTTTGAAGGCCGCCAGCCCGGAGCCGGTTTCGATCACACCCGATCTGATCGAGGCGGCGCGCAAGGAAGCCAAGGTGATCCTGTATTCGTCGATGGATCTCCCGGTAGGCGAGAAGCTCGGCAAGGCCTTTGAGGAAAAATATCCGGGCATTGAAGTGCAGATCGAACGCTCCGGCTCCGAGCGCCTGTTTCAGCGGCTCAACCAGGAAGTGGCCAGCAACATCCGCGCCGCCGACGTCGTCAACAGCTCGGATGCCTCGCATTTCATCACCTGGAAGAAGAACGGCTGGCTGGCGCCGTTCGTCACCCAGGATATCGCGCAGCATTTCCTCCCCGAATATCGCGATCCCGATGGAATGTTCGCGACCACGCGAATCTGGCTGTCGTCGATCGCCTACAACACCAATCTCGTGAAGCCCGAGGACGCACCGAAAAGTTTTGCGGATCTGCTCGACCCGAAATGGGCAGGCAAGATCGTCAAGGGTCATCCGGCCTATAGCGGCACCATCATGACCGCGACTTTCCAGATGGTCCGCGAGCTCGGCTGGGATTACATGGAAAAATTGTCGAAGCAGCGCGTCATGCAGGTGCAATCGTCGACCGATCCACCGAAGAAGCTTTCGCTCGGCGAACGCGCCGTCATGGCCGACGGCAACGAATATGGCATCGTGCTGCTGAAGGAATCCGGCCAGCCGGTCGAGCCGGTATATCCGATCGAGGGAGCACCGACGATCTCGGGCCCGACCGGCGTTTTCGTGACCGCCCCGCATCCCAATGCCGCACGGCTGTTCCAGGCCTGGCTGCATACGCGCGAGACCCAGCAATTCTTCATCGACTTCACCGCGCAATATTCGGTTCACGCGCAGGTTCAGGCCAAGCCGGGCCGCCGCAAGATTTCCGACATCAAGCTGATGAAGGAAGATCCCGCCGGCGTCGAGAAAATGACGGAAGAGATCAAGACACGCTATGCGCGGCTGTTTAAGGTGTAA
- a CDS encoding ABC transporter substrate-binding protein yields the protein MKRDRVSRRDILKGSTALAMGAVFASPARAEAPPAEAITPQLIEAAKKEGKVVWYTAIDLSVAEKIAGAFKEKFSGIDVRVERTGAERVFQRIGQEYASNVHAVDVVNSSDASHLLTWKSQDMLLPYVPEDVAKHYKPEHRDADGTYAGFRATLSPVAYNTKLVKAEDAPTSFKDLLDPKWKGKIVKAHPGYSGTILTATFEMVRDIGWDFYENLAKQNIMQVQSATDPPKKLALGERAVMADGTEYNIFLLKESGQPVEAIYPTEGTPFIIGPNGIFKAAPNPNAAKLFQNYCFTPEAQQILIEVGGLRSLHEQVKEKPGRKPLSEIKLMKEDAESAEKQSEAIKARYQKIFHV from the coding sequence ATGAAGAGAGATAGAGTTTCACGGCGTGACATTCTGAAGGGCTCGACCGCGCTTGCGATGGGAGCCGTGTTCGCGTCTCCGGCGCGTGCCGAAGCGCCGCCGGCCGAGGCGATCACGCCGCAACTGATCGAAGCGGCAAAAAAGGAAGGCAAGGTGGTCTGGTACACCGCGATCGATCTTTCGGTCGCGGAAAAGATTGCAGGCGCCTTCAAGGAAAAATTCAGCGGCATCGACGTGCGCGTCGAGCGCACCGGTGCCGAGCGCGTGTTCCAGCGCATCGGCCAGGAATACGCCAGCAATGTCCACGCCGTCGACGTCGTGAACTCGTCCGACGCCTCGCATCTGCTGACCTGGAAAAGCCAGGATATGTTGCTGCCTTATGTGCCGGAGGATGTCGCCAAGCATTACAAGCCCGAGCATCGCGATGCCGACGGCACCTATGCCGGCTTCCGCGCCACGCTCAGTCCGGTGGCCTACAACACCAAACTGGTAAAGGCCGAGGACGCGCCCACCAGTTTCAAGGACCTGCTCGATCCCAAATGGAAGGGCAAGATCGTCAAGGCCCACCCGGGCTACAGCGGGACGATCCTGACCGCGACGTTCGAGATGGTCCGCGACATCGGCTGGGATTTCTACGAGAACCTGGCGAAACAGAACATCATGCAGGTTCAGTCCGCCACCGATCCGCCGAAGAAGCTCGCGCTCGGCGAGCGTGCCGTGATGGCCGATGGCACCGAATACAATATCTTCCTGCTGAAGGAATCGGGCCAGCCGGTCGAGGCGATCTATCCGACCGAGGGCACGCCGTTCATCATCGGCCCGAACGGTATCTTCAAGGCAGCGCCGAACCCCAACGCCGCAAAACTGTTCCAGAATTATTGCTTCACGCCGGAAGCCCAGCAGATCCTCATCGAGGTCGGCGGCCTGCGCTCGCTGCATGAGCAGGTCAAGGAGAAGCCGGGCCGCAAGCCGCTTTCCGAGATCAAGCTCATGAAGGAAGACGCCGAGAGCGCCGAGAAGCAGAGCGAAGCGATCAAGGCCCGCTATCAGAAGATTTTCCACGTCTGA